The Halorussus gelatinilyticus genome contains the following window.
CGATGCAGATGCTGACGACGCTGACCCGGCCCAGTTCCGGCGAGGCGTGGGTCGCCGGCGAACCCGTCACCGACCGCGACGCCGTGGTCGAACGGTTGGGCTACATGCCCGAGGAGCCGCCAATCTACGACGAACTCACCGGGCGCGAGCAGTTGGAGTACGTCGCCGGCCTCCGGGACCTGCCCGACGGCGAGGCCGACCGGACGATTCGGGACCTGCTCGGCAGGTTCGACCTCGCGGCGGACGCCGACGACCGCATCTCGACGTACTCGAAGGGGATGAAGCAGAAGACCGCGCTGATTCAAGCGCTCCTCCACGACCCGCAGGTCCTCTTTCTGGACGAACCGACCTCGGGGCTGGACCCGCGCGCGGCCCGGACCGTCAGGAACCTGATTTCGGAACTGCGCGAGGAGGGAATGACCGTCTTCCTCTCGACGCACATCCTCCCCGTGGTGGAGGAACTCGCGGACCGCGTCGGCGTCCTCCACGACGGTCGCCTCGTCGCCGAGGGGTCGCCCGAGTCGCTGACCCACCGGGCGGAGTCGGGCGAGGAGTCCACGCTCGAAGAGGTGTTCCTCGAAGTGACGAGCGAGCACCCGGAGGGCGAGGTCGGCGCGGACGAAGAGCGGTCGGAGTTCGCGCGATGAAGACGCCAGACCTCTCGCACGCGACCCGCATCGCCCGCGTCGAGGTCGTCCGGAGCGTCCGGACGGTCCGGTCGAGCGGCACCCGGACCCTCGCTTTCGCGTTCGCGCTCCTGTTCTGGGTCGCCCTGCCGACCGTCGGCGGCGGCTATCTGGCCTACCGACTCGGGCGGGAACTCCCCAACGTCCCCTTCGACGCTCCGGTGTTGGACCTCCTCCGGGGCGGCACCGCGGTCGGGTGGGTCGGTCTCGCGGCGCTCGCCGCGGCCCGGACCGCCGGCAGGAAGGGCGAACTCGATTCGCCGGAGGGAATCCTGACGACCGTGCCCGCTCGGGACGCCGCGCTCGGTCTCCTGCTCGCCGAGTACGTCTGGATGGCGCTGGTCGCGGCGATTCCCGTCGTGACGATTTCGGTCGCGCTCGCGGTCGGTGCGGGCGTCGTCGCGCCGATACTGGCGATTCCGGCGACCGCCGCGCTCCTGCTCGGCGTCGGTCTCGCGGTCGGCTTTCCGGTCGGCCTCGGCGTCAAGTGGGTGACGCTCAGGACGCCGTGGCTCGCACGTCACAAGACCGTGCTGCTGCTCGCCGCGTTCGGTCTCTACTTCCTCGCGGTCACGTCCGAAACGCTCAACGAGGTCGTCGCCGCCCTCCAGCGCGCGCTCCGGGACACGCCGCTGGCGTGGTTCGGCGACGCCGCGCTGCTCGGTCTCCCCGGCATCGGGGCGGTCCCGGTCCACGCGCTCGCCGCGGCGGCGCTCGCGGCGGTCCTCCTCCCGGCTCTCGGAGTCGTCGGGATTCGCTCGGCGACGACGCTCTGGTACACCGACCGGTCGGAGGCGACCGGCGAGGAGTCCGACCGGAAGCGCGCCGACGCGGAGAAACGCGGCGACGCGGACGTGAGCGGCCGCGTCGGTGCGGCGAGCGAGAGCCTCGGCGAGCGCGCGCTCGCGCCCCTCTCGCCGTTCCTCGCGCGACCCACGCGGACCGTGACGCTGGCGGTCTGGCGGCGGACCAAGCGCGCGCCGATTCGGATTCTCTACGTCGCCTACCCCCTGTTCTTTCTCTACGCGCCGCTCCGGACCGCGTTCGAGAGCGGCGTGACGACCGTCCTGCCGCTGATGGTCGCGCTCTACGGGACGTGGGCCGCGGGCGCGCTGGTGCTGAATCCCCTCGGCGACGAGGGGTCGGTCCTGCCGACCACGCTGCTGTCGGGCATCGACGGCAGGCAGTTCGTCGTCGGTCACGTCCTCTCGGCGGCGCTGGTCGGGGTGCCGGTCGTCGCGCTGGCGACCGCCGCGACGGGCGCGCTGAGTCCGCTCGAACCCCTCCGGTGGCTGGCGCTGACGGGCGCGAGCGCCCTGCTCGTCGTCGCCGGGACGGTGCTGGCGGTCGCGGTCGGCACGCTCCTCCCGCGGTTCGGCACGGTCGAGGTGTTCCGGAGCCGCGAGGTCACGATGCCGAGCAAGGGCGCGTTCGCGGCCTACTCCATCGCGCTGTTGGGCGGCGCGGTCGGCGCGATGGTCGCGCTCCTCCCGCCGCTGGCGGGGTTCGTCGGCGGACTGGTCGGCGTGCCGGGTATCGCGGTCCGGGCGGTCGGCGGTGCGCTCGCGGTGCTGGTCGGCGTCGTCGGTCCAGCGGTCGGGTTCCGGTGGGCCGCCCGGAGGTTCGAGGCGTACGCGCTGGACTGACGGTCGGGCCGCCACACCGGTCGAGGGAAGCGAAATCGCCGCCGGGAGACCCCCGGAACGTCCGGGTCGAGGCTGACGCAGTGGCAGACTTGCGGAACTGTTTTACCCGTTCGTTGGCGAAATACGGATAATATGAGCGAACTCGAAGAGGAGTACCGCCTCGATTATTTCGAGGAAGAGGGCTTCGTCAGGAAGGAGTGTACCGAGTGCGGTGACTTCTTCTGGACGCGCGACCCCGACCGAGAGACCTGCGGCGAACCGCCCTGCGAGCAGTACCAGTTCATCGACGACCCCGGCTTCGACGAGGCCTACACCCTCGAAGAGATGCGCGAGGCGTTCCTCTCGTTCTTCGAGGGGAACGACCACGAGCGAATCGAACCCTACCCGGTCGCCGCGAACCGGTGGCGCGACGACGTGCTGCTCACGCAGGCGTCCATCTACGACTTCCAGCCGCTCGTGACGTCGGGCCAGACGCCGCCGCCCGCCAACCCCCTGACCATCAGCCAGCCCTGCATCCGGATGCAGGACATCGACAACGTGGGCAAGACGGGCCGCCACACGATGGCGTTCGAGATGATGGCCCACCACGCGTTCAACGCCCGCGAAGACATCGAGGACCCCGAGCAGTACGCCTATCAGGGCGAAGTCTACTGGAAAGACGAGACGGTCCAGTACTGTGACGAATTCTTCGAGTCGATGGGGGCCGACTTGGAGGAGATCACCTACATCGAGGACCCGTGGGTCGGGGGCGGCAACGCCGGACCCGCCATCGAAGTCATCTACAAGGGCGCGGAACTGGCGACGCTGGTCTTCATGTCGATGGAGCAGGACCCCGACGGCGAGTACGAGATGAAGGACGGCAACCGGTACTCGCCGATGGACACCTACATCGTGGACACGGGGTACGGTCTCGAACGCTGGACGTGGATGTCTCAGGGCACGCCGACGGTCTACGAGGCGGTCTACCCCGAGATGATAGGCTTCCTGAAGGACAACGCGGGCATCGACCACACCGACGAGGAAGAGGAACTCGTCCACCGCGCCTCGAAGCTCGCTGGCCACATGGACATCGACGAGGCCGAGGACATGGAGGCCGCCCGCGACAACATCGCCCGCGAGTTGGACGTGTCCAAATCGGACCTCGAAGCCCTGCTCGAACCCCTCGAAGACATCTACGCCATCGCGGACCACTGCCGGACGCTGGCGTACATGCTCGGCGACGGCATCGTCCCGAGCAACGTCGGCACGGGCTACCTCGCCCGGATGGTCCTCCGGCGCACGAAACGGCTCTGCGACAACGTGGGCGTGGACGCCCCGCTGGACGAACTCGTGGACATGCAGGCCGAGCGACTGGAGTACGAGAACCGCGACACGATTCGGGACATCGTCCGCACCGAGGTCGAGAAGTACCGCGAGACGCTCGAACAGGGCGGCCGCCGCGTCGAACGCCTCGCCAAGGAGTACGCCGAGAAAGGCCGGCCGATTCCGACCGACGAACTGGTCGAGTTGTACGACTCCCACGGCATCCAACCCGACATGGTCGAGGAAATCGCGGCGGAGTTCGGGACCGATGTGGACGTGCCCGACGACTTCTACAGCGTCGTCGCCTCGCGCCACGACTCCGGGCAGGCCTTCGAGGAGGAGGAGGACGAGGACGACCGTCTGGCCGACCTGCCGAAGACCGAGCGCCAGTTCTACGAGGACCAGTACGGCACCGACTTCGAGGCCGTGGTCCTCGACGTGTTCGAGCGCGAGGGCGAAGGCGAGGACGGCGACGCCGCCTACGACGTGGTGCTGGACCAGACGATGTTCTACCCCGAAGGTGGCGGCCAACCCGCCGACCGCGGGACCCTGACCACCGACGACGCCAGCGTGAAGGTCAGCGACGTGCAGGTACGGGACGGCGTCATCCTCCACCGGACCGACGACGAAGTCGGGAAGGGCGACATCGTCCGCGGGAAGATAGACCGCGAGCGCCGGCGTCGGCTGATGCGCCATCACACCGCGACCCACCTCGTCGTCCACGCGGCCCGCGAGGTGCTGGGCGAACACGTCCGACAGGCGGGCGCGCAGAAGGGCATCGACAGCTCTCGCATCGACATCCGCCACTACGAGCGCATCGACCGCGAGACCCGAGAAGAGATAGAGATGGTCGCCAACGAGCTCGTGATGGAGAACACGTCGGTCCAGCAGGAGTGGCCCAACCGCCACGAGGCCGAGGAGGAGTACGGCTTCGACCTTTATCAGGGCGGCATCCCCGCGGGCCAGAACATCCGGCTCGTCCACGTCTCCGAGGACGTGCAGGCCTGCGGTGGCACCCACGTCCGGCGCACGGGCGACGTGGGCACCATCAAGATTCTGAACACCGAGCGCGTGCAGGACGGCGTCGAGCGACTCACCTTCGCCGCGGGCGAGGCCGCCATCGAGGCGACCCAGCGCACCGAGACCGCCCTCGCGGAGGCCGCCGACGTGCTGGACGTGGCTCCCGAGGAGGTGCCCGAGACCGCCCAGCGGTTCTTCGACGAGTGGAAGGACCGCGGCAAGCAGATAGAGGACCTGAAAGAACAACTCGCGGAGGCCCGCGCCTCTGGCGGTGGCGGCGGCGAGGAGGTCGAGGTCGGCGACGTGACCGCGGTCGTCCAGCGTCTCGACGGCGACATGGACGAACTCCGGGCGACCGCGAACGCCCTCGTGGAGGACGGCAAAATCGCGGTCATCGGGAGCGGCGCGGACGGCGCGACGTTCGTGGTCGCGGTGCCCGACGGCGTCGGCGTCAACGCGGGCGAGGTCGTCGGCGAACTCGCCGGGAAGGTCGGCGGCGGCGGCGGCGGCCCGCCGGACTTCGCGCAGGGCGGCGGTCCGGACGCCGAGAAGTTGGACGAGGCGCTGGACGAGGCCCCGGACGTGCTGAAGCAGGTTCAGAACGCCTGATATACCCCGACAGCTCTTTTTGAGCGCGGACCGACTCGACGCGAGGTGACCGACTCGACGTCCTTCCGTCGCGTCACCGCGGCCGCCGCGCCCGACTGTGACTCGCCGCGCCCGACTCCGGGCCGACGAACTCGGTCCGGGCCGGTCTGCCACGCCCCACTCCGCCACCCGACGGGCTACCGGTCGAACAGCCACCGCTTCGCCCGTTCGAGGACCGACCGGCGGCGGGCGAGTCGCCGATTCAGCGCGTCGTTGACCCGGCGGAGTCGCGCGTTGTCGGCCTCCAGTCGTCGCAGTTCCTCACGAAGCCGTTCGTCGTCGGCGTCGAGTCGCTCGTCGGCCCGGCGGAGTTCGGCGTCGGAGCGAGGTCGCTCGGCGTCCGGGCGCGACAGTTCCGCCGTCCGCGTGCGCTCGCCGGCCGACCGGGACTCGTCGGTCGAAATCGAGTTGCCGGTCGGACCGCGTTCCGTCCGCGGGGCGCGGTCCGACGCGCGGCCGCGAGGCGCGTTCGGTCCGCGGTCGGTGCGGGACGCTCCGGCCCGCTCCGGCGCGTCGTACTCCGGGTCGAGGGCCGCCAGCGCGCGCTCGTCGCGGATGCGACCCGCGAGGACCGCGTTGACGACCGCGCCGACCAGCAGGACGAGACTGCCGAAGTAGAGCCAGATGAGCAGGAGGAACGCGCTCCCGAGCGCGCCGTACACCGCTTCGTAGCGCCCGGCGAGCGTGACGTAACCCTGAAACAGCGCCTCCAGCGTGGTCCACCCGACGGCGGCGACGGCGACGCCGGGCAGGACCTCGCTGGGCGTCACGTCAGCGTCGGGGAAGACGTAGTAGATGGGAAAGAACGCGACGCCGAGACCGAGCGTGAGGACGAGCGGGTCGAACACCGCGGGGTACGGTAGGTCGGGCACGCGCGAGGCCACCGCGCCCGCGACGAGGAAAGCGGCGACGGCGGTCCCGAGCGCGACGAACACGACGAGAGCGTTCTCCAGTTGCGCGAGCAGGGGCTTGTTCGGGTCGGTACCGTAAATCTGGGAGAACGCCACGTCGAGTCCCCGGAAAATCTTCGACATGCCCCACAGGAGCGTCACCGCGCCGACGACCGACACGCCGGCCTCGGCGGTGGCGACGTCGAACGATTCGGCCAGCAGGTCGCGGGCGTAGTCGGTCAGAAACGGCTCGGTGACGTCGGCGACCGACGCCGTGAACGCCTCGTTGCCGACCATCGTGAGAATCACGAGGGCGAACAGCAACAGCGGCAGCATCGAGACGAAGGCGTGGTAGGCGATGCTCCCGGCCATGAACGTGATGTTCTGGTCGTGTATCTCGCGCCACGACGCGCGGACGACCCGCTTGGTCGCCCCCCAGACCTCTCTCCCCCGACCACCCATGCGAAGCTATCACGCGGTCGTGCGGTAAAACGTCGTTGCCCGTTCCGAGTCGTCTCCCCCGTGGTCGAGGCGGGGCGTTCGACCCGCGCACCCGAACCTTCTTACCGAGCGTCGTCGTCGCCCTTCCGGGGGAGAAATCGATGACACAGCGACAGTCACGACGACGCCGACAGTTCCGACGAAGCGAACGGCGAGGGAACCAGCAGTCCGGGTCCGGCCAGCAGTCTCAGTCCGGTCAGCGTCCCACCCGGACGTACCGGAGCGCGGTCGGCCTGCCGGACGAGACCCGGCGGGCGATGGTCGGGTTGCTCAACCAGAGCCTCGCCGACACCACCGACCTGATGACCCAGTGCAAGTTCGCCCACTGGAACGTCAAGGGGATGAACTTCTACCAGTTGCACCTCCTGTTCGACGAGATCGCCGAGACGTTCGAGGACCACGCCGACATCATCGCCGAGCGAGCGACCGCGCTCGGCGGCGAAGCGACCGGCACCGTCCGGAGCGCGGCCTCGACCACTCGGATTCCCGAGATTCCGCCCGACGCGACCACCGGCCCGGAGTACGTCGCGGCGCTGGTCGAGCGCGTCGGCGTCCACGCCAACCACCTCCGGCGGGAAATCGAAATCGCGGTCGAACACGACGACGAGGACACCGCCGACATGTTCACCGAACTCTCCCGCGAGGTGGACAAGCAACTGTACTTCCTCGAAGCGCACCTGCAAGCGGTGACGCCCGAGGCGATTCCCGAGAGTCCGGGCGGGACGCTACAGGGCGACCAGTCGTCGCAGTACCGCGAGCAGTCGCAGGCGGACCAGCAGGTCGGCCAGCGGATTCCGATTACCGAGCAATCGCAGGCGGGGTCACAGAACTCGACCGGCCAGCAGAACTCGACTGACCCGAGTCAGACCGGCCAGCAGACAGAGGCGGGCCAGCAACCGCAGTCCGGCCAGCAACCGCAGTCCGGCCAACCGCCGCACCAGCGCCGGTACGGAACGGGCGGACGGTAACAGCGCCGCGGTTCCGCGGAGGGTCCGACGCCGACGGCCTCTTTCTTATCGGTCCGCCAACCCGAGTACGCGCTCCGCGGCCGCCTCGACCTCGGGAAGCGACTCCTCGGGCGCGTAGACGCCGAGTCGCCACTGCGCGCGGCCCGCCGCGCGCAGTCCCTCGACCAGCGGCGACTCGTCGGCGAGTCGCCGGACCTCGCCGTCCACGACCACGCGCGTCGAGGTCTCGGGCATGCTCGGTTCGCCGGGGGTATCGACCAGCACGGCCTCGGGCGCGACGCCGGCCACGGACGCGACGTCCCGCTCGAACGACCGGACCGCCTCGCGGTCGGCGGTCACGACCTCCGGGGGCACGGCGTCGAGTTTGGCCCAGACCGCCCGCTTGTAGAGGTCGCGGTGTTCGAGTCGCCGGGCCGCCTCGGCGGTCGCCTCGCAGTCGCGCAGCGCCGCGAGCAGTCGGTCGTCGGTCATCCGGGCGAACTCCTCGGCGGCGAGGTCGGTGGCGTCGAGCAGGCGCTCGCCCGCGCGTTCGAGCATCGCGCCCGCGATGCGCGAGACGTGGTGGCGGTAGACGGTGGCGTTCATCAGCGCCCGCGCCACGAGCGTCCCCTCGGCGGTCTGGACGTTACCCCCGGAGAGCACGAGGTCGTCGTCGCGGAACTGGAGCGCGGCCAGCAGGCGCGAGTGGTCGATGGTGCCGTAGGGGACGCCGGTGTGGTGGGCGTCCCGGACGAGGTAGTCCATCCGGTCCACGTCGAGTTCCCCGGCGACCAGTTGGCCGAGTCGACCCCTCCCTTCGACCAGCGCGGCGACCTCGGCGGGGTCGAGACCGTGGCGCTCCAGCACGTCGGCGAGTCGTCCCGACCCGAGCAGGTCGGCCACCTCGTCGTGGTGTCGCCCGAGTCGGCGTTCGATGATGCCCTCGGTCTGGTGGCCGTAGGGACCGTGGCCCACGTCGTGGAGGAGCGCGGCCGCCCGGACCGCCAGCGCGCGCTCGCCCTCGACGCCGAGGAGCGAGCAGGCTTTTCGAGCGAGGTGGTAGACGCCGAGACTGTGTTCGAATCGGGTGTGGTTCGCGGAGGGGTAGACGAGTCTGACCGTGCTGAGTTGCTTGATGTGGCGCAACCGCTGGAGTTCGGGCGTATCGAGCAGATCGGCCGCGAGGTCGCAGACGGGGACGTGGTCGTGGACGCTATCCTTGATGGCCTTCATGAGTTCGGGGTTGACAGAGCGGTGGCAAAAGTGGCCCGTCTCGGGGTCGCCCCCGCGGGCCAGTCCGCAAAGCGAAACCGAGAGATCGGACCGAGTTATTTTTCAGCTGACAGATAGTAGCCGAGACAACTTCGTGTCTTCGCGCGACTCCTCCAAGTCCGAACTCGCCGCTGGCCTCCTGCTGTGGGGGGCCGCCGCGGTCGCGCATCTCGTCTCCGCGACCGGCCTGTACCCGCTCCCCGACTGGCTCCTCACCGTCTCCCACGCGTGGATAGGTGTCGGCGCGTACCACGCGCTGAAGGCCGGGTCCACGCGATTTCGGCGCGTCTGGTTCGACCCGCGCGTCCGGAGCGTCCTCGCGCTCGTCGCGTTCGCGGCCGCCGGAGGTCTCTACGCGACCGGAGCGAAATCGACGGCGGCCTTCGCGGCCTTCGTCGGCGTTATCTTCGGTTCGGGGGCGGTCGTCGAGTCCCACGAGCGAGGGTCGCTCCGGGCGGATCCGTACTTCCGACTGGTCGTGGGACTGGCCGGACTCGGCTTCGTCGCGCTCGCGTGGATTCTCGGAACGACGTACCCGTACTTCGGCGTCGCGGTCATGGCGGCGACCAGCGCGGTCACCGGACTCGGATGCATCGCGTGGGCGGTCCGGACGACGAGGCGGCCGTGAGTCGGGAACGAACCACTGAAACGCCCCGGCCCCGAACCCCCGGCCATGCCTTACGCGGACAACGACGGCGTTTTTCTCCACTACGAAGTTGGCGGCGACGGCGCGGTCGAACCCGACGCGCCGGTCGTCCTGCTGTCCGACGCGGGCTACGGCCCGTGGCAGTGGGGCTGGCAGTTCTCGGCGCTCGCCGGTCCCTTCGAGGTCGTCGTCCCCGCCACGCGCGGGACCGGCGATTCGGACGCACCGGACCAGACCGCCTCCGACTCGGACACCTCCGATTCCGGCGCGTCCGAGTCCTACAGCGTCGAGACGCTCGCCGCGGACCTCGAAGCCGTCCTCGCCGACCACGGCGCGCGCAAAGCCCACCTCGTCGGCGCGGGACTGGGCGGGATGGTCGCGCTCCGGTACGCCCTCGACTTCTCGCGCGCCCGGTCGCTGAGTCTGCTCGGCACCTCGCCCGGCGGCCCGCGAGCGACCCCCGTCGCCGACGGCCTGCGCGAGCGACTGGCGGCGGACCCCGGCGACTCGGCCTCGCTCCGAACGTCGCTCGAACCCGTCGCCGGCGCGGAACTGCTGGAGACCGACGACCTCGTGGAGCGCATCGTGTCGTGGCGGCGCGACGAGGACGCCGCTCCCGCAGTCCAGCGCGCCCACTTCGACGCGATGGCCGAGTTCGACGCCAGCGACGGCCTCTACGAGATTACGATTCCGGCGCTGGTCTGTCACGGCGACGACGACCGCGTGGTTCCGGCCGAGGACGGCCGACTGCTGGCCGACGGTCTCCCGAAGGGCGAGTTCGCGGCGTTCCCCGGCGAGCATCTCTTCTACGTCGAGCGCTCGCGGGAGGTCAACGACGAACTGGTCGGGTTCCTGACCGACCGCACCGAGGAGTAATCGGACTTCGCAACAACGCCTACCTACGCCGACGCCGAACCCCTCGACATGACGCTCTCGCTCGAACGCCGGGCCGCGCTGTGGGGGGACCGAACTGCGGTGGTGGACGCGAGCGCCGACCGGCGGGTAAGCTACGCCGACCTCGAATCCGAGGCCGACGCGATGGCCCGACGCCTCGCGGCGCTCGGGGTCGGGCCGGGCGACCCGGTGGCGGTCGTCTCGCGCAATCGAATCGAGACGCTGGCGCTGTTGTTCGCGGTCCGGCGACTCGGCGGGATTTTCGCGCCGGTTTCACACAGGCTCACGCCCGCCACCGTCGAGGAACCGCTGGAGACCATCGACCCGGAAGTCGTCGTCCACGAGGCCGGACAGCGCGACCTCGTGCGCGAACTGCCCGACGAGCGGACTCACTCCTTCGAGGAGTTGGGCCGCCACGAGGGCGCGGACTACGAAAGCGTCGACCGCGACGCAGAGGACTCGCTGGTCTACCTGCACACGAAGGCCGAGGCCGACCGCCCCGCGGTCGGGGAGGACGAGGGGCGCTCGCGCCCCGGCGAGTCGCTGAACGAGGACCCGACGACGGCCCCGCGGGTGGTGGACTACCCGGCGCGAGCGGTCGAGTGGAACTGCGTCACCGCCGCGGCGGCGTGGGGACTGGGCCGGGGCGACTGCGCGCCCGCGCTGCTCCCGTTCTCGGACGCCGACGGACTCCTCGGACTCGTCCTTCCGCTGCTCTACGTCGGCGGTCGGGTCGCGCTCCTCCGGGCGTTCAGGCCCGAGGACGCGCTGGCCGCGGTCGCCGAGGAGGGCGCGACCGCGCTGTTCGCGGGGGCGACCGAGTACCGCGAACTCGTCGCCGCCGACGAGTTCGCGGCGACCGACTTCTCGGGCGTCGAGTGGATAGCCACGCGGTCCCGACTCCCGGCCGACGCCCGCGAGGAGTTGGCCCGGCACGCGCCCGTGGTCCGGACCTACGGCCGAGTCGAGACCGGCCCGAACGCGCTGTTCGTGCCGCCCGGCGAGTCCGGAAGCGCGGCCGACGCCCCGGACCGCGACGCCGACCGGGTGGGCCGACCGTTCCCCGACTGCGAGGTCCGGGTCGCCGCCGACGACGGAACGCCGGTGGAAGACGGCGAACTCGGGGAGATCCGGTGCCGAGGAGCCGTGACCCCGAAGGGTCGACTGACGGACGACGGGACGACGGAGACGTTCCCCGACTGGGTGCCGACCGGCGACCTCGGCTTCCGCGAGGGCGGCGACTACTACCTGCTCGGGCGAGCGAGCGAGGCGTTCGAGTCCGGCGAGTCGGCGGCGTCCGCCGAGTCGGCAGACTCGACCGACCCGGCCCGCGTCCATCCCCGCGAAGTCGAGCGCGCGCTGGAGTCCGAACCGGACGTGACCGCGGCGGGGGTCGTCCCGGACGACGAGGGCGTGCTGGCGGCGTTCGTCGGCGACGCGGACCCCGGCGAGTTGCGGGGTACGCTCGCCGACTCGCTCCCCGAGGGCGTGGCGATTCGGGAACTGAATCGCGTCGAGTCGCTCCCCAGACGGGCGACCGGCGAACTCGACCGGGCGGCGCTCCGGCGGCAACTGGACGACGAGGAGCGCATCGACGAGTAGTGAGGGCGGAGAGACGCCGGACGCTCAGGCCCCGTCGGTTCCGGATTCGGCGGGTGCGCCGGACGTATCGGACGCACTGGACCCGCCGGACGCACCGGACTCGTCGGCGAGTTTCAGCCCCGACACGAGGCGGTTGGTCACGACTCGCGCCACGATGCCGACCAGTTCCGCGTCGGTCCCGTCGGCGGTCAGGTCGGCGAACACGCCCAGCGGAATCTGGCCGCCGGCCATCTCGCGGTGGCCGCCCGCGCTCCCCACGTCCTCGAAGATGTCGCGGAGGACGTTGCCGACGTGGACCCGCGAGTCGGTCGAGCGCGCGCTGAGTTCTATCTCGTCGTCCACGATGCCGAAGACGATGGCGGTCTCGACGCCCTCCAGCGTGGCGAGGTAGTCGGCGGCCTGCGGGAGCGCGTCGCGCTCGTTCGTCCGGCCGACGTGCGAGATGAGGACCGACCCGCGGACCACCCGGTTGTCCACCGCGTCGGCGATGGCGTCCACCGTCGCGCCGCTGACCGCCGGGGTCGAGAGCCGCCGGAGCATGTCGGGGTCGGCGAACTCGTGGAGAATCCGGGCCGCGTCGTATTCGTCGCCGGTCACGCCCCGGAGGAACCCCAGCGTCTCCCGCCGGATGGCGAACAGCAGGCCGGTCGCCAGCGTCTGGTCGAAGGCCACGTCGAGTTCGTGGACGTACTCGGTCAGGATGGTCGCGGTCGCGCCCACCTCCTCGCGGTGGTCCGCGAACCGCGCGTCGATTCCCTCGGCGGGGTGGTGGTCGATGACGACGTCCACCGGTACGTCCTCGGGCACCTCGTTGTTGACGCCGGGCACGGAGTGGTCCACGAACGCGACCAGCGAGTCCGCCGCGCGCTCGCCGACCGACTCGGGGTCGAACTGCTGCAGGTCGAGTTCGAGCAGGTTGACGAACGCGCGGTTCTGCTGGTGGGAGATGTCGCCGCTGTAGAGGATGCGTCGCTCGTCGATTCCGGCGTGGGCCGCGATGCGACCCAGCGCGAGCGCGCTCGCCAGACAGTCGGGGTCGGGATTGTTGTGACAGACGATGGTCAACTCCTCGCCGTCGGCCAGCAGGTCGTGGAGTTCCGCGGACTTGCTCATTGCCCGCTCTTCGTGGCACAGCGCCAAGAGATTGTGGTCGGAGAGCGGTGGCGCTCGGCGACGCGGACCACGGTTTCGAGAACGAAGCGCCACCGACTCCCGTTACTTGTTTTACTGTTATCGGACGCTCTCGGACGACTCAGGACATGA
Protein-coding sequences here:
- a CDS encoding ABC transporter ATP-binding protein, coding for MTANAPIRTESLTKRYGETVAVRDLTFEVERGEVFGFLGPNGAGKTTTMQMLTTLTRPSSGEAWVAGEPVTDRDAVVERLGYMPEEPPIYDELTGREQLEYVAGLRDLPDGEADRTIRDLLGRFDLAADADDRISTYSKGMKQKTALIQALLHDPQVLFLDEPTSGLDPRAARTVRNLISELREEGMTVFLSTHILPVVEELADRVGVLHDGRLVAEGSPESLTHRAESGEESTLEEVFLEVTSEHPEGEVGADEERSEFAR
- the alaS gene encoding alanine--tRNA ligase, with product MSELEEEYRLDYFEEEGFVRKECTECGDFFWTRDPDRETCGEPPCEQYQFIDDPGFDEAYTLEEMREAFLSFFEGNDHERIEPYPVAANRWRDDVLLTQASIYDFQPLVTSGQTPPPANPLTISQPCIRMQDIDNVGKTGRHTMAFEMMAHHAFNAREDIEDPEQYAYQGEVYWKDETVQYCDEFFESMGADLEEITYIEDPWVGGGNAGPAIEVIYKGAELATLVFMSMEQDPDGEYEMKDGNRYSPMDTYIVDTGYGLERWTWMSQGTPTVYEAVYPEMIGFLKDNAGIDHTDEEEELVHRASKLAGHMDIDEAEDMEAARDNIARELDVSKSDLEALLEPLEDIYAIADHCRTLAYMLGDGIVPSNVGTGYLARMVLRRTKRLCDNVGVDAPLDELVDMQAERLEYENRDTIRDIVRTEVEKYRETLEQGGRRVERLAKEYAEKGRPIPTDELVELYDSHGIQPDMVEEIAAEFGTDVDVPDDFYSVVASRHDSGQAFEEEEDEDDRLADLPKTERQFYEDQYGTDFEAVVLDVFEREGEGEDGDAAYDVVLDQTMFYPEGGGQPADRGTLTTDDASVKVSDVQVRDGVILHRTDDEVGKGDIVRGKIDRERRRRLMRHHTATHLVVHAAREVLGEHVRQAGAQKGIDSSRIDIRHYERIDRETREEIEMVANELVMENTSVQQEWPNRHEAEEEYGFDLYQGGIPAGQNIRLVHVSEDVQACGGTHVRRTGDVGTIKILNTERVQDGVERLTFAAGEAAIEATQRTETALAEAADVLDVAPEEVPETAQRFFDEWKDRGKQIEDLKEQLAEARASGGGGGEEVEVGDVTAVVQRLDGDMDELRATANALVEDGKIAVIGSGADGATFVVAVPDGVGVNAGEVVGELAGKVGGGGGGPPDFAQGGGPDAEKLDEALDEAPDVLKQVQNA
- a CDS encoding YihY/virulence factor BrkB family protein, whose amino-acid sequence is MGGRGREVWGATKRVVRASWREIHDQNITFMAGSIAYHAFVSMLPLLLFALVILTMVGNEAFTASVADVTEPFLTDYARDLLAESFDVATAEAGVSVVGAVTLLWGMSKIFRGLDVAFSQIYGTDPNKPLLAQLENALVVFVALGTAVAAFLVAGAVASRVPDLPYPAVFDPLVLTLGLGVAFFPIYYVFPDADVTPSEVLPGVAVAAVGWTTLEALFQGYVTLAGRYEAVYGALGSAFLLLIWLYFGSLVLLVGAVVNAVLAGRIRDERALAALDPEYDAPERAGASRTDRGPNAPRGRASDRAPRTERGPTGNSISTDESRSAGERTRTAELSRPDAERPRSDAELRRADERLDADDERLREELRRLEADNARLRRVNDALNRRLARRRSVLERAKRWLFDR
- the dps gene encoding DNA starvation/stationary phase protection protein Dps, with the protein product MTQRQSRRRRQFRRSERRGNQQSGSGQQSQSGQRPTRTYRSAVGLPDETRRAMVGLLNQSLADTTDLMTQCKFAHWNVKGMNFYQLHLLFDEIAETFEDHADIIAERATALGGEATGTVRSAASTTRIPEIPPDATTGPEYVAALVERVGVHANHLRREIEIAVEHDDEDTADMFTELSREVDKQLYFLEAHLQAVTPEAIPESPGGTLQGDQSSQYREQSQADQQVGQRIPITEQSQAGSQNSTGQQNSTDPSQTGQQTEAGQQPQSGQQPQSGQPPHQRRYGTGGR
- a CDS encoding HD domain-containing protein, with the translated sequence MKAIKDSVHDHVPVCDLAADLLDTPELQRLRHIKQLSTVRLVYPSANHTRFEHSLGVYHLARKACSLLGVEGERALAVRAAALLHDVGHGPYGHQTEGIIERRLGRHHDEVADLLGSGRLADVLERHGLDPAEVAALVEGRGRLGQLVAGELDVDRMDYLVRDAHHTGVPYGTIDHSRLLAALQFRDDDLVLSGGNVQTAEGTLVARALMNATVYRHHVSRIAGAMLERAGERLLDATDLAAEEFARMTDDRLLAALRDCEATAEAARRLEHRDLYKRAVWAKLDAVPPEVVTADREAVRSFERDVASVAGVAPEAVLVDTPGEPSMPETSTRVVVDGEVRRLADESPLVEGLRAAGRAQWRLGVYAPEESLPEVEAAAERVLGLADR